DNA from Aggregatimonas sangjinii:
CACCGTGCCTAAAACAACAAGTGAAACTGTATTTTTGGGTGGTTGTGCGAACGATAAATATACCATTCCGACCACAACTAATATATTGAACGCTCGTCTCAAGGCCTGGATCAATTATTGGTTAAGAATGCTCGAATATCTTTGGATAGTTTTACGAAGTCAGGTTGATGGGTATACATCATGTGTCCCGCCTCATAGTAAGTCATTTTCACTCGCTCGGTAACGATATCGTTGCGGGCAAAAGTAAATTCCGCATCGAAGAAGGGCGTAATCAGGTCATAGTACCCACTGGCGACCATCACTTTCATCGCAGGGTTTCGGCGCATGGTCTCACCAAGGTGGGGCGCGGTATTTACCGGCATAGGTTCCCAATATTGTCCGTCTGGAACTGTGCGCCAACGCCAACCGCTTCCGCCTCCAGAAGTAATGTAGGGCCTGTCCATTTTTACTTTCAACTCCGAAGCAAAATAATGGTTCAAGGCAGCGGTGTATGCCGAACTGATTTGATAGCTAGCCGCATCACCCAAATGAGGGTTTTCAGAGACTTTATCGGCCTCATCACCCATAAAGCGACCATCCAAACGCCCAATGGCCAGACCTTGGTCTTCCAACAATTTCTTTTGAAAACGGCCCATTAACACACGAAGATTGGAGTGTAGAATATACTTTTTGTCCAGCCCGGTAAAATAGCGCAACTTTTCGGCAATCGTCTCTTTTTCCGAAGCGCTTAAAAGATTTCCTTTGTACAATGCGGGCGCATAGGTATCGTAGGTAAACTTTCTACATTCTTCAACGAAGTGCTCGAGCGTTTTCCCTTGTCCGGCTTTTTTATGGTACCATGCCGTGGCGGCCATACTGGGGAGATAGGTGAGGTACGAGGTCATGTTATGATGTACGGATGTAGAACCGGCATAGTCCAAGGCCTGAGAAATCAAGATCATTCCATTCAGGGCCATATTCTGACCAGAACCTTCCAAGGCCTTTCCCAAGTAGGCCGCACGGGTCGTGCCATAGCTCTCGCCTGCTAGATATTTTGGGGAAAACCAACGTTCGTTTTCGGTTACCCATTTGCGTATGAATTGGGCAAACGAATCAACATCTTCTTTAAGACCGTAAAAATCCGAATCCTTTCCTTTGCCAACTACACGGCTATAGCCTGTACCCACGGGGTCTATAAAAACCAAATCCGTCAGGTCGAGCAGGCCATTTTCATTGTTGACCAGATTGTAGGGTGCGGCACCATCATCCTGTTTCGCATCGGAATCTACTTTCACCACTTTCGGACCGAAAAAGCCCATATGCAACCACATTGATGCCGAACCCGGCCCGCCGTTGAACACAAAGGTTACCGGCCTTTTGCCCACGTCTCCCATTGGGGTCTTGGTATAGGCAACGGACCAAAACGTGGCAATGGAATCCCCTTCTGTATTGGTAAGGTAGGTTTCCTTTGCGGTTGCCTTGTAATTTATGGTTTTGCCACCGAATAGGCCTTGATGGCTTGTTTCAAACGTTTTTTGTTCCGGAATGGATTTGGTTTCTTCCTTTGCTTTTTCTTTTTGGGCAAATTGCATAAAGTTTGCCGAAAGTAAAATCAATACTAGCATATTCGTTTTCATGGGCTGTGCATTACATCTAGAAGGACTTAAAAATACTATTCTTTTCCCGTTAATGGCGCCAATATCGTTTTATATGCTTTTGTATATTTTTCCATTCACAGGTCGGTAGGATGTAGGCCATCTTATAGACGTTTCGCTTGAATGGTCGACAAATTCATCTCGACCGCGTTGAAGCGACGGTAAGATTTACTGCTGGTAGAGTGATGTAGAATCATTTTCCTTCTGAACGTATCCCCCCCTACTATCGCTATAAGCTGCTTGATGCACGTTTACGATTTTACCGTAGGCCTTTTATCCGATGATTAAGCAATACTTCATTTACAGAAACAAGGACCGAAATCTATCAGCATCAAAAAGGGTCGTGAAAATTTGATTTTAAGAGTAGTCTTGGTTTCGGTCACTTTGAATTAGGGATTATTGACTAAATTAGCAGGGAATAGAATAGCATATAAAGTCCTTAAGATGTCACAACTCGCTGAAAATGTTTCTAAACGACTTTTTTCCTTGGATGTCTTTCGTGGGCTTACCATGTTTTTGTTGATCGCCGAAGCAGCCGGTTTTCATGAGCATTTTACGACTCTGACCGAAGGTACCTTTTTTTCGAGCCTCGCACATCAACTACACCATCATCCTTGGAACGGACTCCGTTTTTGGGACCTGATACAACCTTTTTTCATGTTTATTGTAGGCGTGGCCATGCCGTTTTCATTACGAAAACGCTTGGCTACACAGACCAAAGGCCAAGTGACCAGACATATAGTTAGACGGTGTTTCCTTCTCTTCAGCTTTGGGGTTTTGCTTCATTGTGTCTACAGCCATGTGTTGGTTTGGGAACTTTGGAACGTTTTGGTACAGTTGGCCTTTACGATTTTAATCGCCTATGCCATCATGAAGTTTCCTGCGAAAATTCAAATCGCCATATCGGTGGGGTTGTTGGTGCTGACCGAAGTATTATATCGTACCTATAATCCTGAAGCGCCCTACGCGCAGGGTCATGATAGTTTCGGTGCTTATATCGATCAACTGGTCATGGGGCAAGTAAATGACGGCTATTGGGTTTTTGTGAATTTCATTCCTACGGCCGCCCATACCATTTGGGGAGTACTCTGCGGACAGCTTTTGTTGAGCCACAAATCCCATAAAGATAAGTTACGCCCGTTTTTGATATGGGGTATCGCCATTTTGGTTATCGGTTTTTCTATGGATTGGCTAAACATAACCCCAATCATCAAGAGAATAGCCACCTCGTCTTTTGCCTTGGCCTCCGGGGGTTTTGCGATTTTGACCTTGACCTTGTTTTATTGGGCTATTGATGTAAAGAACAATCACAACAAATGGCTGAAGATTTTTTCGGTGGTAGGTACGAATGCCATCTTTATCTACTTGTTTGCAGAAACAGTTGGAATACAATGGTTTCGTGGTTTTGGGGCAATTTGGACCGAAGGATTGTTAACGCCTTTAGGTCTTTCCGAACCCCTAATCGCCGTAATAAATGCCTTGGTCGTACTTTTTATCTTCTGGTATATCACTTATTTCCTAGATCAGCATAAGGTGTACTTTAAAGTGTAGCTTGTCTCATTTTAGAAAAATTCTACAAATTCCTTATCTTGAAATATGAAGTCGAATCTCTTAGGAAAAGTGCTCCTTATAATTTTTACTGTCTTCGGCCAATATGGTACTGCTCAGGCGGACACGGCCGAAAATAGTGAATGGAAATCCCTTTTTAATGGTTCCGATTTGGAGGGATGGACCACCAAAATTCATCATTACGAAGTAAACGATAACCATGGCGAGACTTTTCGTGTGACGGACAGTGTCATTCAGGTGCGTTACGACAGGTACGAAGGGGATTTTGATGACCGGTTCGGGCACTTGTACTACGACAAGCCCTATTCCTATTTCCACTTATCACTCGAATATCGCTTCGTTGGCGAGCCCCATCCCGGAGCACCTGCATTTATTATAAAAAATAGCGGTGTTATGTACCACTCCCAAGACCCTAGAACTATCCTAAAGGAACAGAATTGGCCTATTTCCGTAGAAATACAGTTTTTGGGTGGCCTGAAAAAAGGTGAAGAAAGGCCTACTGGCAATATGTGCTCGCCAGGTACCGATGTGGAATTCGAAGGAAAGATAGATCCTAGACACTGCATAAGTTCCTCTTCCAAAACCTATTTCGGGGATCAATGGGTAAAAGCGGAGCTTATCGTAAGAGGTGATTCCCTAGTGACGCATATCATCAACGGAAAAACCGTTTTGGAGTATACAAAGCCTCAAGTAGGTGGGGCAGTGGTTGAAGGATATGACCCCAAAATGAAACCGGATGGGCAACTATTGAAACAAGGCTTCATTGCATTACAAAGTGAAGGCCAGCCCATTGATTTCAGGAATATCAAAATCAAGAACCTTAAAGGGTGCATGGACCCAGAAGCCAAAAATTACGGCAAACATTTTATCGCCTCCGATAAAGCGGCTTGCATCTACGATTAGGAGAAAAATAAGTGCTTATTTCAAAATCTCGGAATAGGTGGTCTGACTCCCCAAAAGTTCAGTGGCCGCCAGAATGGCATCATCGTTTTTCAGGTAGTACTCATACAGGCCTTCCCTATAAAAATAACGCTTAACGATTTCGTCTTCCAATTTTTTCTGAATCTCGTTCTGGTGTTTTTGCAAAGCGTTCAGCTTGCTCTTTTCGATATCCGATAAGAGGGTTTTAAAATCATTTTCGATAGCATCATTAAAGATAACCTCCTCTTTATCGGTCATAGCCTGCTTCAGCACTTTTTCGGTCTTTGTTTCGTATGAGAAACTACTCTGTGATACAAAATCGGTAAAGGCTTTATAATCGGCATCGGTAAATTTGAATGCATCGATGCTCCCCACTTCATTTCCGTAGTAGTAGTTGGTGGCATAGTCGAAGACTACGTTGTTGTTCAACAAGGCGACGGTTAATTCATTGGCTTTTGTTGCCGCAATCTCTACGTCCGGCAAAACTCCGCCACCGTCCTGTACCTTGCGACCGTTTCGTGTTGTAAACTCCTTGAACGAGGTGTTTCTTACCGCTTTGTTCTCCTCGTCGCGGTTCCAATAATCCAATGATTGAATACATCTTCCAGAGGGAGTAAAATAGCGCGAAATCGTAACTTTTAGCTGTGTGCCATACGTTAATTTTAGGGGTCGCTGCACCAAGCCCTTTCCGAAACTACGTGCGCCCATCACTACGGCCCGGTCTAAATCCTGAAGACTTCCCGATACGATTTCACTGGCCGACGCACTGCTGCCGTCTACTAAAACCACCAGCGGAATCTCAGTATCCACCGCCTTATTTTTGGTCTTATATTCCCTATTGAATTTTTTCACTTTACTTTTAGTGGTTACGATCAATTCCCCTTTGTCGATAAAAAGATTGGTCACATTAATGGCCTCGGAAAGGAGTCCGCCGGGATTTCCCCTGAGGTCCAAAATGATTTTCTCCGCACCCTTCCCTTTTAAATCGATTAGCGCCGCTTTGGTTTGGGAAGAGGCTTTGGCATTGAATTTGGCAAGCACGATATAGCCGGTTTTGTCATCGACCATATGATAGTAAGGCACAGCATCGATTTCAACACCCGCTCTTTTGATCGAAGCGTTCATGATTTTGCCTTGTCTTTTATACATGACGTCAATGGCCGTGTTATTGGCGCCTTTGAGCAACTCGCTGGCGTTATCATCGAAATCGGCAACTTTGATATCCCCAATTTGAATGATTTCGTCTCCGGCCTTAAGGCCTGCGAGGTCGGCAGGATATCCTTTGTGGGGTTCAATGATCAATAGCTTGTCATCGAAAGAACGCACCAAAGCTCCGATGCCGGAATATTCGCCCGCGTTGTTAATGCGATAGGTCTCTACGTCCTGCTCGTTGAGGAAACGGGTGTAGGGATCTAAATCCTCTAGCATGTTTTTGATGGCGGTATCCATCAATTCCGCAGGATTGGTCTCATCAACATAATTCATGTTGAGCTCCTTGAACAAGGTGGTAAAGATTTCGATTTGCTTGGCAATCTCGAAGAAATCACTTTTAAAACTACTTCCTGCGATAAGAAATACAACGGCAAAAGCAGGGATCAAAAACTTCTTTTTCAGCAATTTATTCATGATTTATTTTCTTTTGGAATTTATGGAGAACAGCCTGCAAATGTTTATCTACCATTACGTAATTGGGCATTTCTTTCCCAAGGTATAAAAATAGAAACGCAAAAGTACCCTTGCTATTGTTAAAAACAAGCTGTTTGTTTAAGCGGTAACTTTCCCTCAGCAAGCGTTTAATACGGTTGCGCTTTACAGCGCTTTTAAAATTCTTTTTGGGTACGGTAACCCCGGCTTGGATCGGGACTTCAAAAGGAAGTTCGGTTTGGAGGTATATAAGCTTGATCGGAAAACTAGAAACGGACTTTCCTTCGGCAAAAAGCCGATCGATCAGCTTTTTGCTTTTTAGTTTTTCTTTTTTAGGGAAGCGATTTCCAGAAGAAGGATGCATTTTTTAATCCTTTGGCATAGCTTCCGGCTGCCATGTATTGTTCTCCGGATTTACATCGGCCATTAATTGTGATGGGTCTATCACAATGGCTTTGATATCCTGTAAGGGCCTGTTTACGGAAAAGGTATAGGACGGAAAAGCCCAGGGCCAATCGTCGAGCACGGTTCGCTCTATGGCCGGATACGGATTCTCTTTCTCACCGCGCATCATACGAAGGGGAGCGTAAAAAGTCTCTTGGCTGCCATCATTGTAAACCACTAAAACATCTATGGGCATGGGCATTAACCCGTTTCGCTCCAAGCTTATGGTGGTTTTATCCGCTTCGCCCGCTACTTCCTTGATACCATAATCGATGGTATTGGTTGTTTGGGTCCAATCCGTCAAGTACCAATCCAATTCCATTCCGGAAACTTTTTCGGCCGTACGCTTGATGTCATTGGGCACTGGGTGCTTGAACTTGAAATCTTCGTAATATTTGCGAATGGTTTCCATCAACTTATCCTGACCGATGACATAGCCCAACTGCGACAGGAAAATAGCCCCTTTACTGTACGCGGAAATGCCGTAAGGCGTGTTGGAATCATAGCGATCGGCATGGGTAGTCTGCGGCTGTTCTTTTCCGGTCGAAACCAAATAATAGTATCCTTTATAGGAATTCTCAAAGGGATTCTCCTTGTTCTGTTCGCGAATCTCATTACTGCAAAGGGCCGATATAAAAGAGGTAAAACCTTCGTCCATCCATTCGTGTTTGGCCTCGTTGGTGGCCAGCACGTGCTGAAACCAAGAATGCGCGAGTTCATGAATCATGGTTCCGATGACACTACCTGGCTTATCACCACCAGTGATAAGGGTAGCCATGGCATACTCCATACCGCCGTCGCCCCCCTGTATAACGGAGTATTGCTTATAAGGGTATTCCCCGATGTTCTTGTTGAAGAACAGCATGGCCTTTTCGGTCAAGGGCTGCACCTTTGTCCAAGTATCCTTGTATTTTGGATCGTCCTTGTAGAAAAAGTGAAGCACAGTACCATTTTCCATTTTAAGGGTGTCATGAATGTATTCCGGATCGGCGGCCCACATAAAATCGTGTACCATAGGAGCTTTAAAATGCCAGGTAAGTGTTTTTCCTTTTTTTTTCTTGATCTTGGTGCTGGCTTCCTCATACCCATGACCAATTTCCTGTGGGTTTTGAAGGTAGCCCGTACCGCCCACGGTGTACTCTTTATCAATCGTAAGTTTTACGTCAAAATCACCCCAAACCCCATGAAATTCCCTGGCAATGTAGGGGTCTGCATGCCATCCTTCAAAGTCGTACTCCGCCAATTTGGGATACCATTGACTCATGGAAAGTGCCACACCATCCTTATTGTTTCTTCCGGCACGACGAATCTGCACGGGAACCTGTCCCTTGAACTCCATAGCGAAGGTCGTTTTGCCCCCAGGAGGTATGGGTTTAGCCAAATCGACGACCAAAACGGTGCCTTCCTCGTTGAACGAAACATCAGCTCCGTCCTGCTTTAGAGCGGTGGCGTGCAAGTACCCGATTTCACTATCCGTTAAGGGAGTGATGCGGCTGTTTTTTTCTTCGGTGACCATACGCCCATCGGGATCGGCAATACTTTCCAATCGGGCATTCATTTCACTACCCGGTTGAAATGCATTGAAATAGAGATGGTAATACACCCGGCTTAGTTGATCGGGAGAGTTATTGGTATAGACCAATTTTTGGGTCCCTGTATATTGAAACGTTTCCACATCCATATCCACTTCCATGGTGTAATCGACATGTTGCTGCCAATAAGAAGTGTTTTGCGCCACGGCGCCTGCCGTCATAATAACGGCCAATAGTGTTGTCTTTAAGAAATACCGCATAGTATATTATAATTGTATTTGTCCTCTTGAAACGGCTTCTGCCATGATCAACGCATTGTAGGCGTTGACCATTTTCCCTGATGTAGAGATTTCCGCCAATGGGGCGGTTTTCGTCGTATCCCCGCCTAAAATTACCTTTGCTTTCGGGGCTAGGCCCGATTCCATAATGATTCGTTTTACTTGTGAGGCGGTCAACTTAGGATACTGTGAGCGAATAAGGGCTGCTACACCCGACACTGCGGGGGCGGCCATTGAAGTACCACTGTTGTAGTCGTATTCGTTGTCGGGCATAGTAGAGTAAATTTGTCCGCCTGGCGCAAAGACATCCACATTGATATCACCATAGTTCGAAAATTGAGCGACCATTTCAGCACCATATTTGGGTCCTAAAGCTCCGACCGTAATGACATTGTCACTTATCTCGGCACCGTTGTTTACTTGATCGTTCGGGAAATTCGGATTGCTTGGGTCATCGAGATTGGCACCGTCGTTCCCGGCCGCGTGTATAAAAAGAACATCCTTTTCAGCGGCATATTTAATGGCATCGTATACCCATTCGGCATTCGGGGAAAACGATTTTCCAAAACTGGCGTTGATGATTTTGGCCCCATTGTCGACAGCGTAACGTATTCCCAATGCGATATCCTTATCGTATTCATCTCCATTGGGTACGGCCCGAATACTCATGAGTTCAACATTGTTCGCGACCCCGTTTGCACCAAGTCCATTATTCCGTTCCGCCGCGATGATTCCGGCAACGTGTGTACCATGATCCTCCCCTTCAGCAACGCTTTGTGGGTTTCCGTTGCCATAGTTGGTATCATTGATATCATAAGGGTCGTCCCCCACGACCGATCGACCGTCAAAATCAACATTATAGTTATAATTGGCTTGATCAGCATAATAGGTAATACCGCCTTCCAACTGTTCCATCAATTCCGAAATACTATCGGCATAATTGAACATTTGCGTTAAAACCCCAACATGCTGTTGCATCGCTTCGTTTTTGGGCTTAATTCCTGCCAAATCCTCTTTGGTATACGTATCCTTGCCAAGCTCTTTTTTCACGGCAGCGTCGGCATTCTTTACCGTCTGTGCAATTTGTTCCAAACGTTGCTTTTCGGATACGGCCTTGGCGTATTCCGCCTCAACCTTGGCTTTGGCCTTGGCCTGTGTGGCGGCGTCACCAAGTTTAAGTTTTACGATACGGGTGGCCTCCAATTGTTCGTTATATGAATCGCCTAAAAAATTGTACCCGTGTATATCATCAACATAGCCATTGCCATCATTGTCTTTTCCATCGCCCGGCTTTTCTTTGGAATTCGTCCAAAGTACGTCGTTTAAATCTTCGTGTTTCAAGTCCATACCGGAATCGATTACTGCGACGATCACCGTTTTACCCTTCTTGTTATTTAGAATATCCTCGTACGCCTTATCTACGCTCATTCCGGGAATGGTATCGGCGACCAAATCCAAATGGCCCCAATTTTGTTTTTCGGCATCAGTGAGTTCGGATAACTTTAGAGGGGTGTCGTCAATATTTTCGACTGGGGTAAGTACTAAGTTTGTCGCTCCACATCCTACCAGGGCGAGCATAATAAAAAAGGTATAAATCGTCTTTGAAAAAAATCGTATCATGTAATATGCAGTTAGAATTAGTATTTTAAAGAACCTTTGCGCTCTTGCGGCGCGTAATTTACAACTTTCATTTTGAACAAGTAGCGTCACTTAGCCATCCCGTTTAGCCGAATAGCTCCTCGAACGTCTGTATCTTGTCAAGGCGCACCCCTTTTTCAGTTTGTTTTAAGGTGCAGAGTTGATTGTGGGCATCATGTTCAAAAAAGAGATAACAGTCCGTTTTCACCGCCCTATTCAAAAAGGTCTCCTTTTCACTTAAAGTCAATAGTGGACGGGTATCATAACCCATTACATAAGGTACGGGTATGTGCCCTACGGTAGGTATCAAGTCGGCAACGAACACCAAAGTCTTTCCTTTATATGAGATGTGTGGCACCATTTGCTTTTCGGTATGTCCATCGACAAAAAGAATGCCAAACCCCAACTCGGACTGCTTTTGAAATGCATTTTCACCTCTGGACACGAATCGCAATTGCCCACTTTCCTGCATAGGGAATAGGTTTTCTTTTAAAAAGGATGCTTTTTCGCGCACATTGGGATTGGTCGCCCATTGCCAATGGTTTTGGTTAGTCCAAAAGGTCGCATTTTTGAAAGCAGGTTCGTAGCCTGAGCCATCTTTGTTCCTCTGAATGCTGCCCCCACAATGGTCGAAGTGCAAATGTGTCATAAAAACATCGGTAATATCGTCTCGATGAAAACCGTATTTAGCCAATGAACCGTCTAACGAAAAATCGCCCCACTGATAGTAATAGGAAAAGAATTTGTCCGATTGTTTGGTACCCAGTCCCGTATCGATCAACGTAAGGCGATTTCCCTCTTCGATCAGAAGGCTGCGAGCGGCAATATCGATCATGTTTTTGGAATCGGCGGGATTGGTCTTTTGCCAAATGGACTTGGGTACCACACCGAACATGGCACCACCATCAAGCTTAAAATTTCCCGTTTCTATGGGGTAGAGGGTCATAGGTGCAAAAATAGCGAATTATCGGCTACTGCGATTTTAGGCGATGTATTACTTAAACCTTTTAGACCATATGGCATAGTGCCGCAGCCGTTCGCCCAGTTGCTTTAAAAAAAAAGATTATTGGTCTTACTTCTTTTCCGCTTAACAAGGCATCGCGTTATAGGATTATCAAAACCTTCGTGTCCGATTTCAGGTGATGATATGGATGATAGAATTAGCCCATCGTCGCAAAGCCAAATGCATACTATCGATACCCAATTAAATGTGTTGAATTAGAGAAATTCAGAGCCTGGTAATGACACGGTGGGATGCCGATTACGGTATAAATGAGAGGCCAGACTACGAACGGTATCCGAAACAGAATGCCCTTTGGCTTATCGATCGTTATTACAAAAAGATATGATTTTTCAATCGTTGTGTTTATCTTGCTAGTTCACTTTATGATAAATGATAGAACTCGCAGGAATTATAATTTTAGGCATCATAGCCCAATGGGTTGCTTGGCGACTTAAGTTGCCCGCGATTCTACCTTTGATTCTCATCGGGCTTTTGGTAGGGCCGGTCGCTACTTTATATACCGATGACGGGAGTAAGCTTATAGAACCGATATGGAACAACACAAAAGGACTATTTCCCGGAGAAGGTCTCTATTATTTCGTTTCCTTGGCGATAAGCATCATCCTATTTGAAGGCGGTCTCACCTTAAAACGTTCCGAAATACGCAATGTCGGGCCTGTAATTACCAAACTGATTACTTTAGGAAGCCTTGTCACTTTTTTTTGTGCGGGTATTGCGGCACATTTCATTTTTGGCCTGAACTGGCAAATATCGTTTCTGTTCTCCGCGCTGATCATTGTTACCGGGCCAACGGTGATTACGCCCATATTGCGCAATATTCCGTTAAAGAAAGACATTTCGGCGGTATTGAAATGGGAAGGTATTCTCATCGACCCTATCGGTGCCCTTGCCGCTGTACTGGTATTCGAATTTATAAGTGTGGGCGAGGGGCAAGCGTATACCTTGACCGCTTTGATAGAATTCGGAAAAATTCTGCTGTTCGGCTTCACGTTTGGCTTCACTTTCGCACACGCTTTGACATTTACCGTCAAAAAAAATCTAATCCCCCATTATTTGATGAACGTCGTATCGCTATCAGCCGTGCTCTTAGTATTCGTGATGTCGGATGTTTTCGCGCATGAGTCTGGCTTATTGGCCGTAGTGGTCATGGGGATGGTCATGGGCAATACCGATTTGCCCAACATCAAGGAATTGCTCTACTTCAAGGAGTCGTTAAGCGTGCTTTTAATATCGATATTATTCATCTTATTGGCCGCGAATATCAATATGGCCGACCTACAACTTATTTACAATTGGAAAACGGTTGCCCTTTTTGCGACTATAGTCTTCGTAATTCGCCCGTTGGGCGTGTTCTTAAGTGCTGCCGGGTCTAACCTTAGTTTTCGGGAAAGACTGTTCATCGGTTGGGTAGGGCCTCGTGGAATCGTGGCCGCGGGAATTGCTTCGTTGTTCGGTTCAAAATTAATTCTCCAAGGGGAGCCCGGGGCAGAATATATCACCCCTTTGGTCTTTATGATCGTGTTGGGCACGGTTTTACTTAATGCAACGACCGCAAGGGTATTCGCCAAAATGGTGGGTGTGTTTCTGAAGAAATCGGAGGGCATATTGATTGTGGGCGCTTCAAAAGTTTCACGGCTTATCGGGGCCTATCTTAAAGATAACAATCGCCATGTCGTTTTGATTGACAGTAACCGTTCCAATATTGCCAAGGCAAAAAATTTAGGGCTGGAAGCGCTTTCGGTAAATATTTATTCCGATTCGTTAAACGATAATATCGAGTTGAATGATATCGGGTATTTGATGGCGCTTACGGCCAATTCCGATATCAATAAATACGCTACTTCAAAATTTGGAAAGCAATTCGGCGAAAACGGTTCTTTTCGTCTAGTTGATACCGAAGAGATGAACGACCCGGAAAACAATCCCAAAGATGGACTCTTTTCGCATACCGATGATTTTATAAAATTGACCGAAGCGGCGCGTAAGTATCCAGAAATACATGAAATCGAGCTGAAGGATCAAGAACATTATGAGGGCCTCATCGAAATCACCAAAGCTGATAAAGACATCATTCCCATATTCTTAAAAACCCCGAAAGGTGACATCAAAATCATATCTTCTTTT
Protein-coding regions in this window:
- a CDS encoding acyltransferase family protein; this translates as MSQLAENVSKRLFSLDVFRGLTMFLLIAEAAGFHEHFTTLTEGTFFSSLAHQLHHHPWNGLRFWDLIQPFFMFIVGVAMPFSLRKRLATQTKGQVTRHIVRRCFLLFSFGVLLHCVYSHVLVWELWNVLVQLAFTILIAYAIMKFPAKIQIAISVGLLVLTEVLYRTYNPEAPYAQGHDSFGAYIDQLVMGQVNDGYWVFVNFIPTAAHTIWGVLCGQLLLSHKSHKDKLRPFLIWGIAILVIGFSMDWLNITPIIKRIATSSFALASGGFAILTLTLFYWAIDVKNNHNKWLKIFSVVGTNAIFIYLFAETVGIQWFRGFGAIWTEGLLTPLGLSEPLIAVINALVVLFIFWYITYFLDQHKVYFKV
- a CDS encoding S41 family peptidase, giving the protein MNKLLKKKFLIPAFAVVFLIAGSSFKSDFFEIAKQIEIFTTLFKELNMNYVDETNPAELMDTAIKNMLEDLDPYTRFLNEQDVETYRINNAGEYSGIGALVRSFDDKLLIIEPHKGYPADLAGLKAGDEIIQIGDIKVADFDDNASELLKGANNTAIDVMYKRQGKIMNASIKRAGVEIDAVPYYHMVDDKTGYIVLAKFNAKASSQTKAALIDLKGKGAEKIILDLRGNPGGLLSEAINVTNLFIDKGELIVTTKSKVKKFNREYKTKNKAVDTEIPLVVLVDGSSASASEIVSGSLQDLDRAVVMGARSFGKGLVQRPLKLTYGTQLKVTISRYFTPSGRCIQSLDYWNRDEENKAVRNTSFKEFTTRNGRKVQDGGGVLPDVEIAATKANELTVALLNNNVVFDYATNYYYGNEVGSIDAFKFTDADYKAFTDFVSQSSFSYETKTEKVLKQAMTDKEEVIFNDAIENDFKTLLSDIEKSKLNALQKHQNEIQKKLEDEIVKRYFYREGLYEYYLKNDDAILAATELLGSQTTYSEILK
- a CDS encoding S10 family peptidase, producing the protein MKTNMLVLILLSANFMQFAQKEKAKEETKSIPEQKTFETSHQGLFGGKTINYKATAKETYLTNTEGDSIATFWSVAYTKTPMGDVGKRPVTFVFNGGPGSASMWLHMGFFGPKVVKVDSDAKQDDGAAPYNLVNNENGLLDLTDLVFIDPVGTGYSRVVGKGKDSDFYGLKEDVDSFAQFIRKWVTENERWFSPKYLAGESYGTTRAAYLGKALEGSGQNMALNGMILISQALDYAGSTSVHHNMTSYLTYLPSMAATAWYHKKAGQGKTLEHFVEECRKFTYDTYAPALYKGNLLSASEKETIAEKLRYFTGLDKKYILHSNLRVLMGRFQKKLLEDQGLAIGRLDGRFMGDEADKVSENPHLGDAASYQISSAYTAALNHYFASELKVKMDRPYITSGGGSGWRWRTVPDGQYWEPMPVNTAPHLGETMRRNPAMKVMVASGYYDLITPFFDAEFTFARNDIVTERVKMTYYEAGHMMYTHQPDFVKLSKDIRAFLTNN
- a CDS encoding M1 family metallopeptidase, coding for MRYFLKTTLLAVIMTAGAVAQNTSYWQQHVDYTMEVDMDVETFQYTGTQKLVYTNNSPDQLSRVYYHLYFNAFQPGSEMNARLESIADPDGRMVTEEKNSRITPLTDSEIGYLHATALKQDGADVSFNEEGTVLVVDLAKPIPPGGKTTFAMEFKGQVPVQIRRAGRNNKDGVALSMSQWYPKLAEYDFEGWHADPYIAREFHGVWGDFDVKLTIDKEYTVGGTGYLQNPQEIGHGYEEASTKIKKKKGKTLTWHFKAPMVHDFMWAADPEYIHDTLKMENGTVLHFFYKDDPKYKDTWTKVQPLTEKAMLFFNKNIGEYPYKQYSVIQGGDGGMEYAMATLITGGDKPGSVIGTMIHELAHSWFQHVLATNEAKHEWMDEGFTSFISALCSNEIREQNKENPFENSYKGYYYLVSTGKEQPQTTHADRYDSNTPYGISAYSKGAIFLSQLGYVIGQDKLMETIRKYYEDFKFKHPVPNDIKRTAEKVSGMELDWYLTDWTQTTNTIDYGIKEVAGEADKTTISLERNGLMPMPIDVLVVYNDGSQETFYAPLRMMRGEKENPYPAIERTVLDDWPWAFPSYTFSVNRPLQDIKAIVIDPSQLMADVNPENNTWQPEAMPKD
- the rnpA gene encoding ribonuclease P protein component — its product is MHPSSGNRFPKKEKLKSKKLIDRLFAEGKSVSSFPIKLIYLQTELPFEVPIQAGVTVPKKNFKSAVKRNRIKRLLRESYRLNKQLVFNNSKGTFAFLFLYLGKEMPNYVMVDKHLQAVLHKFQKKINHE
- a CDS encoding DUF1080 domain-containing protein, translated to MKSNLLGKVLLIIFTVFGQYGTAQADTAENSEWKSLFNGSDLEGWTTKIHHYEVNDNHGETFRVTDSVIQVRYDRYEGDFDDRFGHLYYDKPYSYFHLSLEYRFVGEPHPGAPAFIIKNSGVMYHSQDPRTILKEQNWPISVEIQFLGGLKKGEERPTGNMCSPGTDVEFEGKIDPRHCISSSSKTYFGDQWVKAELIVRGDSLVTHIINGKTVLEYTKPQVGGAVVEGYDPKMKPDGQLLKQGFIALQSEGQPIDFRNIKIKNLKGCMDPEAKNYGKHFIASDKAACIYD